The nucleotide sequence ATCGGCCAGCACATGGTCTCCGTAAGGATCGCCGAAGCCGACCACGAAGTGGCCCGGCAGCGCCACCCCGTACACCGGCGCGCCCGCCCGCCGCGCCACCTCCATCCACACCACGGACAGCAGGATCGGCAGTCCACGGCGGCGCCGCAGCACCGTGTGGAGGAGCGAGGACCCCAGCCGCTGGTAGTCGGCCGGGACGCCCCGGAAGTCATGGCGCTCGCCGAGGAGGCGGGCCAGCGCGGCGGCCCAGTCCTCGGGGCCGCCGGGGGAGAAGGGGAGCTGACCGGCCAGCCGGTCGAGCTCGATCTGCGCTTCGTCGAGTCCGGCCTCGTCCAGTTCGGCATCGGCCTCCATGCCGACCAGCAGGCACAGCAGCGCCAGATCGGGGCGCTCTTCGCGGGCCGCGTCGGCGAAACGCCGGCGGCGGGACGTGTCGTTCATCCGTGGCATAGCCGACTCGTACCCTGCTCAGCGCACATCCTGTCCAGATGCGCGCCAGTGATGGTAGCTGTGGTGGACGGTGAAGCCCATGCCCTCGTAGAGGGCCTGCGCACCCTCATTGTCCGTCTCCACCTGGAGATACGCGGCCGAGGCACCCTCGTCGAGCGCCTTGCGGGCCAGCGCCGTCATCACGGCCTTGGCCAGGCCCTGGCGCCGCCGCTCCGGGGCGACCTCCACGGCGGCGAATCCGGCCCAGCGGCCGTCCACGACACAGCGCCCGATCGCGTCCGGGGCCTCTCCCTCCCGCCCCGCCACGGTGGCGAACCACACGGACGGGCCGCCCGACAGCACCGTCCGCGCCTCGGGGGAGGGCTTGCCGGACGACCGCTGGTAGCGGGCCAGCCAGGCGTCGTCGAGCCGGCGGGAGAGCGTCACCGCCGAGGCGTCGGCGTCCAGGTCCCCGATGGGGGCGAGCGCCGCGATGCGTATCCGCGACGAGACCTCACGCGTCCAGCCGCGGCCCTCCAGCTCCGCCGCGAGCAGCTCCTGGGTGCCCTCGGCGCCCGTGCTGACCTGGATGTACGCGGGCAGCTCCCGCGCCGCGTACCAGTCGGTCACCCGGCGCAGCGCCTCGTCGAGACCCGTCCCGGGGTCGCCGAGGGGCAGTACCGAATTGGCGCGCCGGGTGAATCCGCCCGAGGCGCGCAGCGTCCACTCGCCCAGCGGCTCGCTGACCATGGGCGGCCAGGCCCTGGCGGCGACCCGGTCCAGCTCGGGCGCGGTCGCGGCGGGGCCACGGCGGCGGGCCGGAGCGGCGGGCACCACCTTGCCCGCCACCAGGGACGATTCCGCGATCCGCACCGCCTCACCGGTGCGCCGCGTGATGGAGAGCGAGCCCTCGGTCCACGATGTGAGAACACCGACCACGTCGGTGAAGGTGGGGGCGGGCTCACGCTCCCCGGTGATCAATCTGACCGAGACGCGTTTTCCCACGTCATCCGGGGTGATCCGGACTTCAAGACGTCCGCCAGTGGTGAAATCCACAGCTCAGTCAGCCCCTCATGTGCGTCTGGTGCCCAAGAACGGAGATACTAGGTGCGGGCATCGACGACGCCGCGCTCCCGCGCGATAGCAGCCCTAACGAGGAGGAACGACAGCGTGACCTACGTCATCGCGCAGCCTTGTGTCGACCTGAAAGACAAGGCGTGCATCGAGGAGTGCCCCGTCGACTGTATCTACGAGGGCCAGCGGTCCTTGTACATCCACCCGGACGAATGCGTCGACTGCGGGGCCTGTGAGCCGGTCTGCCCGGTCGAGGCGATCTTCTACGAGGACGACACTCCCGAGGAGTGGAAGGACTACTACAAGGCGAACGTCGAGTTCTTCGACGAGCTCGGTTCGCCCGGTGGTGCGAGCAAGCTCGGCCTGATCGAGCGGGACCACCCCTTCGTCGCCGCGCTTCCGCCGCAGGAGCACGACGAGTAACCCTGCCCCGGCGACAGCGCCCGGAAGCAGCCGGCGGTCCCGTATGGCCTGTGGCCTGCGGGACCGGGCTGTTTTCCCGGGCGCTCCCGGCGTTCCCGCGGGTCCCGGGTCTCCCCGGGGTCCACCGGTTCGGCCGGAATCCACCGGGTTCCCGGGCCCTCGGCCCGGGCAGTTCGCAGAACCCGGGCAGTTCCGAAGAAAGTGAGCCACCCCGTGCCACCCGTATCCGCCCGCCTCCCGGTCTTCCCCTGGGACCGGCTCGAACCGTACAAGGCGATCGCCGCGGCCCACCGCGACGGCATCGTCGACCTCTCGGTGGGCACCCCCGTCGACCCGGTCCCCGAGCTGATCCGCGCGGCCCTCGCCGACGCCTCGGACAGCCCCGGCTATCCGACCGTCTGGGGCACGGCCGCGCTGCGCGACGCCCTCACCGGCTGGGTGGAGCGGCGGCTGGGCGCGGCCCGGGTGACCCACACCCAGGTGCTGCCGGTGGTCGGCTCGAAGGAACTGGTGGCCTCGCTGCCCGCGCAACTGGGCCTGGGCCCCGGCGACCGGGTGGCCTTCCCGCGGCTCGCCTATCCGACGTACGAGGTGGGCGCGCGGCTGGCGGGCGCCGAGCCGGTGCCGTACGACACGCGGACATTTGCGGCCGGCGCCGCGGGCACCGACCTCGACCCGGCCGGGCTGAAGCTGCTGTGGCTCAACTCCCCGTCCAACCCCACCGGCCGGGTGCTGTCCAAGGACGAGCTGCGCACCGCGGTCGCCTGGGCCCGTGCCCACGGGGTGCTGGTGGTCAGCGACGAGTGCTACCTGGAGCTGGGCTGGGAGGCGGGCCCGGTCTCCGTGCTCCACCCGGACGTCTCCGGCGGGTCCTTCGAGGGGCTGGTGGCGGTCCACTCGCTGTCCAAGCGGTCCAATCTGGCGGGCTACCGGGCGGCCTTCCTCGCCGGTGACGAGGCGGTGCTGGGCGAGCTGCTGAAGATCCGCAAGCACGGCGGCATGATGGTGCCCGCACCCGTGCAGGCGGCCACGGTGGCGGCGCTCGGCGACGACAAGCACGTGACGGCGCAGCGCGAGCGCTATGAGCGGCGCCGGGCCGCGCTGCGGTCGGCGCTGGAGGGCCAGGGCTTCCGCATCGAGCACAGCGAGGCGTCGCTGTATCTGTGGGCGACGCGGGACGAGCCGTGCTGGGACACCGTGGCCGCCCTCGCCGAGCTGGGCATCCTGGTGGCCCCGGGCGAGTTCTACGGCGCGGCGGGGGAGCGGCACGTCCGGGTCGCGTTCACGGCGACCGACGAGCGCGTGGCGGCGGCGGCCCGGCGACTGGCGGGCTGAAAGAGGCGAAGGGGCCCGGAGAGTACGAGACTCCCCGGGCCCCGTGTTGGTCCGGCGCGATCAGCCGAGCAGCGGCAGGCCCTTGATCGGCAGGTCCTTGATCGGGAGGTCCGGGCCCTGCGGGGCGCTGGGCGCGGGGGCCTGCGGGGCCTGCGGGGCGGCGGCCTGGGCGGGCTGCGCGGGCTTGGCTGCCTTGCCCTTGCCCTTGCCCTTGGCGTGGGCGCCGCCCTTGCCCTTCCCATGTCCGAGGGCCCTGCCCTCGCCCTTACCGGCGACCTTGGCGTGGGCGGCCCTGGCCGGGGCGGCCTTTGTGGCCTTGGTGGCCTTCGCGCCCTTGGCCGGCTTCGCGGGCTTCGCGGGTTTGACAGGCTGGGCGGGCTTGGCCGGGGCCACGTTCGCCGGGGCGGTCCTGCCCGGCAGGATCTCCTTGACGGTCCCGCCGGCCTTGCTGCTGACGTCCCCGGCCGTGCTCCCGACCTGCTGCGAGGCGACGTCGGCGACCTCACCGACCGAGGCGGCGTCCAATGAGGACAGCCCCAGCTTGGAGGACTGCGGCTGGGCCGGCTCCGCCGCACTCGCGACCCCGGCGGCGCCGACGACGGGTGCCGCGCTCGCCGCGACCAGCAGTGCGGCCCGGGCGATCCGACGGGTGAGAGGGAGGGACATGGTTCTCCTTTGGCGGAGGGACAATTGGCGTGCGGTGCCCGGCGATTCGGACGCTGTGAATACCGCGTGAACCCCGCGAAGGTTGCGGTGAGACAGGGCAAAGAGTTGGCAATGCGTCGCATTATCCGGTTCTGCGTGTAATACGCCCGGACCATTCCTCCGTATGTGCCGCACAACGCGCCGTCAACCGCCCTGAACTGCGGTGACTCCATGCGCTATCGCATGGTGACGATCCGCACTTCCGCCCCGGAAATCCCCTTGGCCGGATGCCAACCCGCCGCGGAATTCCGGGCGTTCCATTCGCGCTCGCCGTAAGAGACACGTTCGATGCGCAACTCGTCCGAGTGGGCCACCGCCCAGTGCGCGATCTCCCAGCCGCGCTGCCCCGCGCGCCCCGGAGCCGCCGCCTTCGGCACCGGAACCACCACCGTGTGCGGCGAGGGGGCGGCCTGCTTTCCGCCGCCGTGCCCGGACAAGGCCGGCCGTGCCTCCGTCTCGGAGCCGAACTCCCGCTTCAGTGACGCCCGTACGCGCACCGGATCGCCCGCCTGACCGTCGTCCGGCGGCCCCGGGCAACTGAGGGCCGCCCCGGAGCGCCCGGTGAGGGCGCCGGTCAGCACCACCGCTTCGGTCTCGTGCTTCGCGTACGCCTGCGGGAAACCGCTGCGCTGCACCCGCTGCGCCGCCACCGTCAGCGGCAGCCGCGAATAGCCGGGCAACCGCACCAGGTCGTCGTAGAACTTCCCGGCGGCGTAGACCGGATCACGGATCTGCCGCACACTGCCCCAGCCCTGGGAGGGGCGTTGCTGGAACAGCCCCTGCGAATCCCGGTCCCCGTGGCGGATGGTGCGCAGCCCCGACTCCTGCAGGGCGGTGGCCAGCGCGATGGTGACGGCCCGTTCCGGCAGTCCGCGGGAGGCGGCCACGGCCTCGATCGTGGCGGCGTTCACGGTCTGTTCGGGGGAGAGCCGCACATCCTCGCCGTTCGCCCGTACGACACAGCGCGGCGGTCCCACACCACCCGTCAGCAACTGCGCCGCCAGGTATCCGGCCAGCGCCAGCAGTACGGCACAGGCGACCGCCGCCCGCAGCAGCCGGGCGCGGTGGGAGAAGACGGACAGGGGCACGCGCCACACGGTACTGGAGCTCGCGCGGCCCCGCCGGATCACGGACGCGGGGTGGGGAACACCACGTCGCGAGCCGCTTGGGCCGCCGGGGCCGTGGCCCGGGCCGCCTGGGCCGCCGTGGCCGGGGCCGCAGGGCGCGAGGGCCGACCGGCTAGGGTCGGCCGTATGGCACACCCAGAACTCGACCTGTCCCTGGACGCGGCCCGGCTCACCGCCCGGCTCGTCGACTTCCCCTCGGTCAGCGGTGAGGAGAAGGCGCTCGCCGACGCCGTGGAGCAGGCCCTGCGGGCCCTGCCGCATCTGACGGTCGACCGGGACGGGGACGCCGTCGTCGCCCGTACGAACCTCGGGCGGGACGAGCGGGTCGTGCTGGCGGGCCATCTGGACACCGTGCCGATCGCCGACAACGTGCCCTCCCGCCTCGACGACGACGGCGTGCTGTGGGGCTGCGGCACCTCCGATATGAAGTCCGGCGTCGCCGTACAGCTGCGCATGGCCGCCACCGTGCCCGAGCCCAACCGCGACCTCACCTTCGTCTTCTACGACCACGAGGAGGTCGCCGCCGAGCTCAATGGGCTGGGGCGGCTGGCCAGGAACCACCCCGAGTGGCTGGCCGGGGACTTCGCCGTGCTGCTGGAGCCCACCGACGGCAAGGTCGAGGGCGGCTGCCAGGGCACGCTGCGGGTGCGGGTGAAGACGCAGGGGCGGCGCGCCCACTCCGCGCGCAGTTGGCTCGGTGAGAACGCCATCCACAAGGCCGCGCCGATCCTGGACCGGCTGGCCGGATACGTCCCCCGGCGGGCGGAGATCGACGGGCTCACCTACCGCGAGGGCCTCAACGCGGTACGGATCGACGGCGGCCACGCGACCAACGTCATCCCGGACTTCTGCACGGTGACCGTGAACTTCCGCTTCGCCCCCGACCGTTCCGAGGAGGAGGCGCTCGCGCACGTCCGCGAGGTCTTCACCGGCTTCGACATCGAGCTCACCGACAGCGCGCCCGGCGCCCTGCCCGGTCTCGGCCACCCGTCGGCCGCCGCCCTCGTGGCGACGCTCGGGGTGGAGGTGGCCCCCAAGGACGCCTGGACCGATGTCGCCCGCTTCTCGGCGCTCGGCGTGCCCGCCGTGAACTACGGGCCCGGCGATCCGAAGCTGGCCCACACCCGCGAGGAGCACGTACCGGTCGCCGCCGTCCTGGAGGCCGAAGAACGACTGCGCGCCTGGCTGGCCCACTAGCGGCGCCGGGCGGCCGTTGGACCTGTGATCAGCGGTTCGGTGGGTGAGCGTGGCCGGGATTTCGGCTCCAAGCCGCCCGAGGGGGCCTACCCTGAACAACAGATCTTGACCAGATCTTGGTCTTGGCGAAGGGAGCACACAGTGGGCAACGCCGAAGAAGAGCGAGCGCTGCACGAGCAGCGTCTGGGCCCGGTCGTGCGCCGCCGCGACCAGATGCGACCCGAGACGACCGATCAGCGGCTTCTGGACACCCAGGGGGCCACGCACTGGGTGCACGAGGACCCGTTCCGGGTGATGCGCATCCAGTCGGAGTTCGTCGAGGGCTTCGGCACGCTGGCGGAGCTCGGCCCGGCGATCAGCGTGTTCGGCTCCGCCCGTACGCCCGAGGGGTCCCCGGAGTACGAGGCGGGGGTGCGGATCGGCCGGGGCCTCGTCGAGGCGGGCTTCGGGGTGATCACCGGCGGCGGCCCGGGCGCGATGGAGGCCGCCAACCGCGGCGCGACCGAGGCGGGCGGCGTCTCGGTCGGCCTGGGCATCGAGCTGCCGTTCGAGCAGGGCCTGAACCCGTACGTCGACATCGGCGTCAACTTCCGCTATTTCTTCGTGCGAAAAACGATGTTTGTGAAGTATGCCCAGGGGTTCGTGGTGCTTCCCGGCGGGCTCGGCACACTTGACGAGTGCTTCGAGGCGCTCACCCTCGTCCAGACCAAGAAGGTCACCCGCTTCCCGATCGTCCTCTTCGGCAGCGCCTACTGGAAGGGCCTGGTCGACTGGCTCACGAACACCCTGATCGCGGAGGGCAAGGCGTCCGCGCACGATCTGGACCTGTTCCACCTCACCGACGACATCGACGAGGTGATCGAGCTGGTGACCAAGGAGTCCGGCGTCTGACGGCACGTCGGCCTCTGACGGCGCGCTCCTGGTCGCCCCGCCGGGCCGGTCCCCGGCGGGTTTCCCCTCAGGCCAGTCCCCGGCGGGCGACCGCCGGGGGCCGGTGGCCCGCGATGGACGACACCATGTCCAGCACCTGACGGGTCTCGGCCACCTCGTGCACCCGGTAGATCTGGGCCCCCAGCCAGGCCGATACGGCGGTCGTCGCGAGCGTGCCGATCAGCCGCTCCTTGACCGGCCGGTCCAGGCTCTCGCCGACGAAGTCCTTGTTGGACAGCGAGACCAGGACGGGCCAGCCGGTCTCCGTCAGCTCGCCCAGCCGGCGCGTGGCCTCCAGTGAGTGGCGGGTGTTCTTACCGAAGTCATGGCCCGGGTCGATCATGATCCCGTCGCGCCGCACCCCCAGTTCGAGGGCGCGCTCCGCGAGGTCCAGGGTGACCCGCAGGATGTCCTCCACCACATCGTCGTAGCCGATCCGGTGCGGGCGGGTGCGCGGCCGGGCCCCGCCCGCGTGGGTGCACACCAGCCCGGCGCCGTGGCGGGCGGCGACCTCGGCCAGCTTGGGGTCGACCCCGCCCCAGGCGTCGTTGAGCAGATCCGCGCCCGCGGCGCAGACCGCCTCGCCGACCTCATGGCGCCAGGTGTCCACGCTGATCACCACGTCCGGATGGCGCCTGCGCACCTCGGCCACGAAGCCCACCGTGCGGCGCGCCTCCTCCTCGGCGCTCACCTCGTCACCCGGCCCGGCCTTGACGCCGCCGATGTCGATGATCGCGGCGCCGTCCGCGATCGCCTGCTCCACACGGGCCAGGGCGGGCTCGTCGCGGAAGGTCGCCCCCTGGTCGTAGAAGGAATCCGGTGTCCGGTTCACGATCGCCATGATCACTCGCTCGTTCTCGCCGAACTCACGTCGTCCCAGCCGCAGCATCCGAACTTCCTTCACGTCTTCTTCCAGGTTGCGGGCAGCGACGATAACTGTCGGAGGGGCATGGCACGATCGGTGCAGACAGTTATCGAGGCCGACGGACACAGACTCAACCATGCATCTGACGGGGAGACGATCACCGTGTTCTTGTTCTTGCTGATCGCGCTGGTCGTGGTGGTCGGCGGGGTCACGCTCGCCGTCGTCGGCGGCGGTGACGGCCCGCTCACCGAGGCGCCCCCGGACCGGCTGGACGAGCCGCTGCCCGCCGACCGGCCGCTGGCGCGCGCCGATGTGGAGGCGCTGCGCCTCCCCATGACGCTGCGGGGCTACCGGATGGCTGACGTCGACGATGTGCTGGGCCGCCTCGGTGCCGAGCTAGCCGAGCGCGACGCCCGGATCGCCGAGCTGGAGGCGGCGCTCGCGGGCCCGCACCCGAAGCCGTCGTCGCCCCCCGGGCCCGGCCCCGATTCCCTGTCGGCCCCGGAGAGCGACCACGGCTTCGGGCGGAGCGGCCGCGAGGGCCCCGGCCCCGAGTGGCCCGGCTTCGACGAAGACGGCTTCGAGGGAAACCTCTTCGAGGGGCGCGGCTACGACGGGCGCGGCTATGAGGGACACGGCTACGAAGGGCAGGGCGCATGAGCGGGCAAGGTGCGGTTCCGGGGCCGGACGGTCTGCTGCGCTGTCCCTGGGGCCTGGAGGCCGAGACCATGGCCGACTACCGCGTCTATCACGACACGGAGTGGGGCCGCCCGGTCCACGGCGATGACGCGCTCTATGAGCGGATCTGCCTGGAGGCGTTCCAGTCCGGGCTGTCCTGGCTGACGATCCTGCGCCGCCGGGAGGGGTTCCGGGCCGCCTTCGCCGACTTCTCGATCGCGAAGGTCGCGGAGTTCACCGAGGCCGACGAGCAGCGGCTGATCGGCGACCCCGGGATCATCCGCAACCGGGCCAAGATCGCCGCCACCATCTCCAACGCCCGCGCCGCGGCGGCCCTGGCACCCGGTGAGCTGGACGAGCTGATCTGGTCCCATGCCCCGGCCCCCGACGGCCGCCCGGTGCCGCGGACCGCCACCGACGTCGCCGCGATCACCCCGGAGTCCACGGCCCTCAGCCGCGACCTCAAGAAGCGCGGCTTCCGCTTCGTCGGCCCCACCACGGCCTACGCCCTGATGCAGGCATGCGGCCTGGTCAACGACCATCTGGCCGACTGCCACAGCCGCGACGCGGTCTGAGCGCCCCGGCCGCGACGCGGTCTGAGCGCCCCGGCCGTGACGCGGTCTGAGCCCCGGCCGCCGGCGGCCGGGGCGAGCCGGTCAGCGGCCGGTGAACCTCGGCTTCTCCTTGTTCACGAACGCGTTCACCGCGATCACGTGGTCGTCCGAGGCCCCCGCGCGGCGCTGCAGTTCGTCCTCCATCGCCAGGGACTCGGTGAGGGTGTGGCCCGCGGCGAAGGCCAGGGACTCCTTGAGCGCCGCATAGGCCGCGGTGGGGCCCTCGGCCAGCCGCCGGGCGACCGCCGCCGCCTGGTCGGCCAGCTCGTCGGCCGGGACCACCCGGTGGGCGATGCCCAAGTCGAGCGCCTCCTGGGCGTCGATACCGCGCGGGAAGAGCAGCAGATCCGCCGCGCGGCCGTATCCGATCAGCCGCTGAAGGGTCCAGGAGACTCCCGAGTCGGCGGTCAGCGCGACCCCGGCGAAGGAGGTGGTGAAGGAGGCGGTGTCGGCGATGATCCGGTAGTCGGCGGCGAAGGCGAAGCCCGCCCCGGCGCCCGCCGCGACGCCGTTGACGGCGGCGACCACCGGCTTCGGCATCCCGGCGATCGCGGTGACGATCGGGTTGTAGTGCAGCGCGACCGTGCTCATGGTCGAGCCCTGGCCGCTGCCGTCACGGTCGGCGGCCAGCAGGCCGATGTGCTCCTTGAGGTCCTGGCCGACGCAGAAGGCCCGCTGCCCGGAGCCGGTGAGCAGCACCGCCCGCACCGCCGGGTCCTCCGCGGCCTGCAGCAGCGCGTCGCGCAGTGCCACCTTGGTGTCGATGTTCAGGGCGTTCATCGCGTCGGGACGATTGAGCGTGATCGTCGCGAGGCCCTCGGCGAGGTCGTAGAGCACGGTGTCGGCCATGGCGGTCCTCCGGCGGTGGGGCGAGGCAAGTTGGCGGGTGGCTCGGGCGGTGGCCGCACTGGCGGGCCCGCGAGGGGACCCGCCGCGGCGGTCAGCGCACAGCATGCCGGAGATCATGACCGACCGACATGTGACCTGCGTCAAAGAACCGACCCTTCGTTCGGTGACGGCGGGCGTAAGCTACCGCGACCCCCTCCCCGAATTGGGTGGTTTTGGGGGACCGCCTCGTACAGGCGTTGCCGACCGATGTTGGTCATCGGGTCATGCCATGCGGGATAATGAGAGTGAAGCAACGTGTTCGATGCCGGTGACACCTGGGTTGTCGGCTGCGATGAGCTGGTTTCAGGAAGGGGAACGAGCATGGCGGCCATGAAGCCGCGGACGGGCGACGGCCCGCTCGAGGTGACCAAGGAGGGGCGGGGCATCGTCATGCGCGTTCCGCTCGAAGGCGGCGGTCGGCTCGTCGTCGAGCTGACACCGGACGAGGCCGACGCCCTCGGCGACGCCCTGAAGAAGGTCGTCGGCTGACGGCTTGGGGCCCACCATCACCCGCGCGCTGCCCCGGCGGCCGGTACGTCAGGTACCGACCGCCGGGGCAGCGCATGTAAGGGGTTCCGGTACGAGGCGGGGGACCGGCCGGATCGGCCGTTTCAGCCCCGCTTGACCGCGCAGAGCAGGCCGTCGCCGACCGGCAGCAGGGACGACTGCAGCACGGTGGACTCCCGTACGGTCCGCAGCAGCTCGCGCACCCGCAGCACCTCAGTGGGCTGGGCGGCGGAGTCCACGGTCCGCCCGTTGGTGAAGACCCCCTCGAAGCAGACCAGCCCGCCGGGCCGCAGCAGACGCAACGATTCGGCGAGGTAGTCCAGGCACTCCAGCCGGTCGCCGTCGCAGAAGACCAGGTCGTATCCGCCGTCGGCCAGCCGGGGCAGCACATCCAGGGCGCGGCCGGGGATGAAGCGCGCCCGGTTCCCGGTGAACCCGGCCGCGCGGAACGCCTGCCGGGCGAACTGCTGCATCTCCGGTTCGGTGTCCACGGTGGTCAGCACGCCGTCCGGGCGCATCCCGCGCAGCAGATGGATCCCCGAGACACCCGTCCCGGTGCCGATCTCGGCGACGACCTTGGCATCGGCGGCGGCAGCGAGCAGCCGCAGCGCGGCGCCGGTGCCCGCCGACACCGAGCGCAGCCCTGCCTCCCGGGCCCGGTCACGGGCCCAGTGAAGGGCTTCGTCCTCGGCGACGAACGCGTCGGCGAACGCCCAGCTCGTCTGCCGGTTGCCGGTAATGACCCTCTCCTGTCCCCGTAGTTGGCGCAACGGTGACTGTATCCGCTGCGCTCGGGAACCCGCAGATGGGACCAGGCGTTGTAGAAGCCGGGGGGACCGTATGGATCACGACCAAATGCAGGTCAAAAATGCTTATCCGGAGCTAACGGGCGAGGTGGATATGGTAGGGGCTCTACTGGAGACCACCAGAGCCGACAGGGGAGGTGCGGCTGCGGCCGGTGACCGGCGAGTGCTGAAGCGCTTTCGCAGGTCAGCGGGCGAGCCGAAATCCGTGACCAACACCGCTGACCGTTCTCGCCCCCGTAGCCCAAAGGGCACGGGAGGTGCCCCCCTCGCCGAGCCTGCCACCACCGCGACCTTCGCCACGGACGCGGACGCGTCGGCGTGGACGCCTCCTACCTGGGAGGAGATCGTCAGCACGCACAGCGCACGGGTCTACCGCCTCGCCTACCGGCTCACCGGTAACCAGCACGACGCCGAGGATCTCACCCAGGAGGTGTTCGTCCGCGTCTTCCGCTCGCTGTCGACGTACACCCCGGGC is from Streptomyces hygroscopicus and encodes:
- a CDS encoding acetyltransferase, which translates into the protein MGKRVSVRLITGEREPAPTFTDVVGVLTSWTEGSLSITRRTGEAVRIAESSLVAGKVVPAAPARRRGPAATAPELDRVAARAWPPMVSEPLGEWTLRASGGFTRRANSVLPLGDPGTGLDEALRRVTDWYAARELPAYIQVSTGAEGTQELLAAELEGRGWTREVSSRIRIAALAPIGDLDADASAVTLSRRLDDAWLARYQRSSGKPSPEARTVLSGGPSVWFATVAGREGEAPDAIGRCVVDGRWAGFAAVEVAPERRRQGLAKAVMTALARKALDEGASAAYLQVETDNEGAQALYEGMGFTVHHSYHHWRASGQDVR
- a CDS encoding ferredoxin; amino-acid sequence: MTYVIAQPCVDLKDKACIEECPVDCIYEGQRSLYIHPDECVDCGACEPVCPVEAIFYEDDTPEEWKDYYKANVEFFDELGSPGGASKLGLIERDHPFVAALPPQEHDE
- a CDS encoding N-succinyldiaminopimelate aminotransferase, with amino-acid sequence MPPVSARLPVFPWDRLEPYKAIAAAHRDGIVDLSVGTPVDPVPELIRAALADASDSPGYPTVWGTAALRDALTGWVERRLGAARVTHTQVLPVVGSKELVASLPAQLGLGPGDRVAFPRLAYPTYEVGARLAGAEPVPYDTRTFAAGAAGTDLDPAGLKLLWLNSPSNPTGRVLSKDELRTAVAWARAHGVLVVSDECYLELGWEAGPVSVLHPDVSGGSFEGLVAVHSLSKRSNLAGYRAAFLAGDEAVLGELLKIRKHGGMMVPAPVQAATVAALGDDKHVTAQRERYERRRAALRSALEGQGFRIEHSEASLYLWATRDEPCWDTVAALAELGILVAPGEFYGAAGERHVRVAFTATDERVAAAARRLAG
- a CDS encoding succinyl-diaminopimelate desuccinylase, yielding MAHPELDLSLDAARLTARLVDFPSVSGEEKALADAVEQALRALPHLTVDRDGDAVVARTNLGRDERVVLAGHLDTVPIADNVPSRLDDDGVLWGCGTSDMKSGVAVQLRMAATVPEPNRDLTFVFYDHEEVAAELNGLGRLARNHPEWLAGDFAVLLEPTDGKVEGGCQGTLRVRVKTQGRRAHSARSWLGENAIHKAAPILDRLAGYVPRRAEIDGLTYREGLNAVRIDGGHATNVIPDFCTVTVNFRFAPDRSEEEALAHVREVFTGFDIELTDSAPGALPGLGHPSAAALVATLGVEVAPKDAWTDVARFSALGVPAVNYGPGDPKLAHTREEHVPVAAVLEAEERLRAWLAH
- a CDS encoding DNA-binding protein, with the protein product MGNAEEERALHEQRLGPVVRRRDQMRPETTDQRLLDTQGATHWVHEDPFRVMRIQSEFVEGFGTLAELGPAISVFGSARTPEGSPEYEAGVRIGRGLVEAGFGVITGGGPGAMEAANRGATEAGGVSVGLGIELPFEQGLNPYVDIGVNFRYFFVRKTMFVKYAQGFVVLPGGLGTLDECFEALTLVQTKKVTRFPIVLFGSAYWKGLVDWLTNTLIAEGKASAHDLDLFHLTDDIDEVIELVTKESGV
- a CDS encoding dihydropteroate synthase; translated protein: MLRLGRREFGENERVIMAIVNRTPDSFYDQGATFRDEPALARVEQAIADGAAIIDIGGVKAGPGDEVSAEEEARRTVGFVAEVRRRHPDVVISVDTWRHEVGEAVCAAGADLLNDAWGGVDPKLAEVAARHGAGLVCTHAGGARPRTRPHRIGYDDVVEDILRVTLDLAERALELGVRRDGIMIDPGHDFGKNTRHSLEATRRLGELTETGWPVLVSLSNKDFVGESLDRPVKERLIGTLATTAVSAWLGAQIYRVHEVAETRQVLDMVSSIAGHRPPAVARRGLA
- a CDS encoding DivIVA domain-containing protein, which translates into the protein MARSVQTVIEADGHRLNHASDGETITVFLFLLIALVVVVGGVTLAVVGGGDGPLTEAPPDRLDEPLPADRPLARADVEALRLPMTLRGYRMADVDDVLGRLGAELAERDARIAELEAALAGPHPKPSSPPGPGPDSLSAPESDHGFGRSGREGPGPEWPGFDEDGFEGNLFEGRGYDGRGYEGHGYEGQGA
- a CDS encoding DNA-3-methyladenine glycosylase, with the translated sequence MADYRVYHDTEWGRPVHGDDALYERICLEAFQSGLSWLTILRRREGFRAAFADFSIAKVAEFTEADEQRLIGDPGIIRNRAKIAATISNARAAAALAPGELDELIWSHAPAPDGRPVPRTATDVAAITPESTALSRDLKKRGFRFVGPTTAYALMQACGLVNDHLADCHSRDAV
- a CDS encoding enoyl-CoA hydratase — translated: MADTVLYDLAEGLATITLNRPDAMNALNIDTKVALRDALLQAAEDPAVRAVLLTGSGQRAFCVGQDLKEHIGLLAADRDGSGQGSTMSTVALHYNPIVTAIAGMPKPVVAAVNGVAAGAGAGFAFAADYRIIADTASFTTSFAGVALTADSGVSWTLQRLIGYGRAADLLLFPRGIDAQEALDLGIAHRVVPADELADQAAAVARRLAEGPTAAYAALKESLAFAAGHTLTESLAMEDELQRRAGASDDHVIAVNAFVNKEKPRFTGR
- a CDS encoding O-methyltransferase is translated as MRQLRGQERVITGNRQTSWAFADAFVAEDEALHWARDRAREAGLRSVSAGTGAALRLLAAAADAKVVAEIGTGTGVSGIHLLRGMRPDGVLTTVDTEPEMQQFARQAFRAAGFTGNRARFIPGRALDVLPRLADGGYDLVFCDGDRLECLDYLAESLRLLRPGGLVCFEGVFTNGRTVDSAAQPTEVLRVRELLRTVRESTVLQSSLLPVGDGLLCAVKRG